In a genomic window of Pangasianodon hypophthalmus isolate fPanHyp1 chromosome 19, fPanHyp1.pri, whole genome shotgun sequence:
- the LOC128321753 gene encoding histone H2B-like produces MPDPAKAAPKKGSKKAVTKTAGKGGKKRRKSRKESYAIYVYKVLKQVHPDTGISSKAMGIMNSFVNDIFERIAGESSRLAHYNKRSTITSREIQTAVRLLLPGELAKHAVSEGTKAVTKYTSSK; encoded by the coding sequence atgcCCGACCCAGCTAAGGCCGCTCCCAAGAAGGGATCCAAGAAAGCCGTGACCAAGACGGCCGGCAAAGGAGGCAAGAAGCGCAGAAAGTCCAGGAAGGAGAGCTACGCTATCTACGTGTACAAAGTCCTGAAGCAGGTGCACCCCGACACCGGCATTTCTTCTAAGGCGATGGGTATCATGAACTCGTTCGTGAACGACATCTTCGAGCGTATCGCCGGTGAGTCCTCTCGTCTGGCTCATTACAACAAGCGCTCCACCATCACCTCCAGGGAGATCCAGACCGCCGTGCGCCTGTTGCTTCCCGGCGAGCTGGCCAAGCACGCCGTGTCCGAGGGCACCAAGGCCGTCACCAAGTACACCAGCTCCAAGTAA
- the LOC128321774 gene encoding histone H1-like, which produces MSAFKTSPPAAGREVPVLHSATAIDSFILLSSAHTDMAEVAPAPAAAPAKAPKKKAASRTKKAGPSVGELIVKAVSSSKERSGVSLAALKKALAAGGYDVEKNNSRVKLAVKSLVTKGTLVQTKGTGASGSFKLNKKQTEAKKPAKKAAPKPKKAAAKKPAAAKKPKKVAAKKPAAAAKKSPKKAKKPAAAAKKATKSPKKAKKPATPKKAAKSPKKAKAVKPKTAKPKAAKAKKAAPKKK; this is translated from the coding sequence ATGTCTGCTTTTAAGACCAGCCCCCCGGCCGCGGGGAGGGAGGTTCCTGTGTTACACAGCGCCACAGCGATTGACTCCTTTATTCTACTTAgctccgcacacacagacatggcagAAGTCGCTCCCGCGCCCGCCGCCGCGCCGGCCAAAGCGCCCAAGAAGAAAGCAGCTTCGAGGACCAAGAAAGCGGGCCCCAGCGTCGGCGAGCTCATCGTCAAGGCGGTTTCCTCGTCCAAGGAGAGGAGCGGCGTGTCGCTCGCCGCTTTGAAGAAGGCTTTGGCTGCCGGCGGATACGATGTGGAGAAGAACAACTCCCGCGTCAAGCTCGCCGTCAAGAGCCTCGTGACAAAGGGCACTCTGGTGCAGACCAAAGGGACCGGCGCGTCTGGCTCTTTCAAGCTGAACAAGAAGCAGACCGAAGCCAAGAAGCCCGCAAAGAAAGCCGCGCCCAAACCCAAGAAGGCGGCCGCCAAGAAGCccgccgcggctaagaagcccaagAAGGTAGCGGCCAAGAaacccgccgccgccgccaagaaGTCTCCTAAGAAGGCGAAGAagcccgccgccgccgccaagaaAGCCACCAAGAGCCCCAAGAAGGCGAAGAAGCCGGCGACCCCTAAGAAGGCAGCCAAGAGCCCCAAGAAGGCAAAGGCTGTGAAGCCCAAGACAGCAAAGCCCAAAGCGGCAAAGGCGAAAAAGGCAGCccccaaaaagaaataa
- the LOC128321745 gene encoding histone H3, translating into MARTKQTARKSTGGKAPRKQLATKAARKSAPATGGVKKPHRYRPGTVALREIRRYQKSTELLIRKLPFQRLVREIAQDFKTDLRFQSSAVMALQEASEAYLVGLFEDTNLCAIHAKRVTIMPKDIQLARRIRGERA; encoded by the coding sequence ATGGCAAGAACCAAGCAGACCGCCCGTAAGTCCACCGGTGGCAAGGCGCCCAGGAAGCAGCTCGCCACTAAGGCCGCCCGCAAGAGCGCCCCGGCCACCGGCGGCGTGAAGAAGCCTCACCGTTACAGGCCGGGCACCGTGGCTCTGAGAGAGATCCGCCGTTATCAGAAGTCTACTGAGCTGCTCATCCGCAAGCTGCCCTTCCAGCGCCTGGTGAGAGAAATCGCTCAGGACTTCAAGACTGATCTGCGTTTCCAGAGCTCGGCCGTCATGGCCCTGCAGGAGGCGAGCGAGGCGTACCTGGTCGGCCTGTTCGAGGACACCAACCTGTGCGCCATCCACGCCAAGAGAGTGACCATCATGCCCAAGGATATTCAGCTGGCCCGCCGTATTCGCGGAGAGCGCGCTTAA
- the LOC128321756 gene encoding LOW QUALITY PROTEIN: uncharacterized protein LOC128321756 (The sequence of the model RefSeq protein was modified relative to this genomic sequence to represent the inferred CDS: substituted 1 base at 1 genomic stop codon), whose protein sequence is MSGRGKTGGKARAKAKTRSSRAGLQFPVGRVHRLLRKGNYAERVGAGAPVYLAAVLEYLTAEILELAGNAARDNKKTRIIPRHLQLAVRNDEELNKLLGGVTIAQGGVLPNIQAVLLPKKTEKTVKTKXTRPLLRLIITMSGRGKTGGKARAKAKTRSSRAGLQFPVGRVHRLLRKGNYAERVGAGAPVYLAAVLEYLTAEILELAGNAARDNKKTRIIPRHLQLAVRNDEELNKLLGGVTIAQGGVLPNIQAVLLPKKTEKTVKTK, encoded by the exons ATGAGCGGAAGAGGCAAGACCGGCGGAAAGGCTAGGGCCAAGGCCAAGACTCGTTCCTCCAGAGCTGGGCTGCAGTTCCCTGTGGGCCGTGTGCACAGGCTCCTACGTAAAGGCAACTACGCCGAGCGCGTCGGTGCCGGCGCTCCGGTCTACCTGGCCGCCGTGCTGGAGTATCTGACTGCTGAGATCCTGGAGTTGGCCGGCAACGCCGCCCGTGACAACAAGAAGACCCGTATCATCCCCCGCCACCTGCAGCTCGCCGTGCGTAACGATGAGGAGCTGAACAAACTGCTCGGCGGGGTGACCATCGCTCAGGGTGGTGTGCTGCCTAACATTCAGGCCGTGCTTCTGCCCAAGAAGACCGAGAAGACCGTCAAGACCAAGTAAACGCGCCCACTGCTGC GTCTGATCATAACCATGAGCGGAAGAGGCAAGACCGGCGGAAAGGCTAGGGCCAAGGCCAAGACTCGTTCCTCCAGAGCTGGGCTGCAGTTCCCTGTGGGCCGTGTGCACAGGCTCCTACGTAAAGGCAACTACGCCGAGCGCGTCGGTGCCGGCGCTCCGGTCTACCTGGCCGCCGTGCTGGAGTATCTGACTGCTGAGATCCTGGAGTTGGCCGGCAACGCCGCCCGTGACAACAAGAAGACCCGTATCATCCCCCGCCACCTGCAGCTCGCCGTGCGTAACGATGAGGAGCTGAACAAACTGCTCGGCGGGGTGACCATCGCTCAGGGTGGTGTGCTGCCTAACATTCAGGCCGTGCTTCTGCCCAAGAAGACCGAGAAGACCGTCAAGACCAAGTAA
- the LOC128317055 gene encoding histone H2A, with the protein MSGRGKTGGKARAKAKTRSSRAGLQFPVGRVHRLLRKGNYAERVGAGAPVYLAAVLEYLTAEILELAGNAARDNKKTRIIPRHLQLAVRNDEELNKLLGGVTIAQGGVLPNIQAVLLPKKTEKTVKTK; encoded by the coding sequence ATGAGCGGAAGAGGCAAGACCGGCGGAAAGGCTAGGGCCAAGGCCAAGACTCGTTCCTCCAGAGCTGGGCTGCAGTTCCCTGTGGGCCGTGTGCACAGGCTCCTACGTAAAGGCAACTACGCCGAGCGCGTCGGTGCCGGCGCTCCGGTCTACCTGGCCGCCGTGCTGGAGTATCTGACTGCTGAGATCCTGGAGTTGGCCGGCAACGCCGCCCGTGACAACAAGAAGACCCGTATCATCCCCCGCCACCTGCAGCTCGCCGTGCGTAACGATGAGGAGCTGAACAAACTGCTCGGCGGGGTGACCATCGCTCAGGGTGGTGTGCTGCCTAACATTCAGGCCGTGCTTCTGCCCAAGAAGACCGAGAAGACCGTCAAGACCAAGTAA